The Myxocyprinus asiaticus isolate MX2 ecotype Aquarium Trade chromosome 31, UBuf_Myxa_2, whole genome shotgun sequence genome has a segment encoding these proteins:
- the LOC127422616 gene encoding gastrula zinc finger protein XlCGF8.2DB-like codes for MEVKEEIQELNEVEEKQKEPHHFIIGEKSLSCSQTKKNFSHNRTDDRNTCLQCGKCFTRKDSLKDHLKIHSGEKPYTCHQCGKSFTRKYSLQNHISIHSGAKPFTCPQCGKSFTRKDCFGMHLRIHTGEKPFTCTHCGKSFRQQEHLIIHIRIHTGEKPYSCRQCGKSFARKQALQNHMRIHTGEKPYTCHQCGKSFKWSHNFKDHLRAHSQIKPFNCVQCGGNFPSASVLRIHLQVHANERSHLCSFCGKSFSRMDCFKAHQKIHTGVKAHVCSECGKAFYKAANLKLHERIHTGEKPYKCSQCDQSFSHSRSLKTHERAHTGEKPFQSPSTKSSHEKALPKPVTLSSL; via the coding sequence atggaagtgaaagaggaaattcaagagctgaatgaagtggaggagaaacaaaAGGAACCTCATCATTTCATAATTGGAGAAAAATCACTTAGTTGCTCACAGACTAAAAAGAATTTCTCACATAatagaacagatgacagaaacaCCTGCCTTCAATGTGGAAAATGTTTCACACGGAAAGACAGCCTTAAGGATCACCTAaaaattcactctggagagaaaccttacacatGTCATCAGTGTGGGAAAAGTTTCACACGGAAATATAGCCTTCAGAATCACATTAGTATTCACTCTGGAGCGAAACCATTTACCTGccctcaatgtggaaagagtttcacacggaAAGACTGCTTTGGGATGCacttgagaattcacactggagagaaacctttcacatgcactcattgtggaaaaagtttcagaCAACAAGAACACCTTATTATTCACATTAgaattcacaccggagagaaaCCTTACTCATGTcgtcagtgtggaaaaagttttgcaCGTAAACAAGCTCTTCAGAACCACAtgcgaattcacactggagaaaagccttacACGTGTCATCAGTGTGGCAAGAGTTTTAAATGGTCGCACAATTTCAAAGATCATCTACGCGCTCACTCTCAGATCAAACCTTTTAATTGTGTTCAATGTGGTGGAAATTTTCCATCTGCATCCGTTCTAAGAATCCACCTGCAAGTTCATGCAAACGAAAGGTCTCActtgtgttctttttgtggaaagagtttttccCGAATGGACTGTTTCAAAGCACACCAGAAAATACACACTGGCGTGAAAGCTCACGTGTGCTCTGAATGTGGGAAGGCCTTTTATAAAGCAGCAAACTTGAAACtgcacgagagaattcatactggggAGAAACCTTACAAATGCTCACAATGTGACCAGAGCTTCAGTCATTCACGATctctgaaaacacacgagagagcgcatactggagagaaaccattcCAGTCCCCTTCCACCAAATCAAGTCATGAAAAAGCATTACCTAAACCTGTCACATTGAGTTCATTATAA